A single Mangifera indica cultivar Alphonso chromosome 20, CATAS_Mindica_2.1, whole genome shotgun sequence DNA region contains:
- the LOC123204823 gene encoding GDSL esterase/lipase At1g74460-like, which produces MKLTAVQLILIVILLVVVIDGYHCKVVQFIFGDSLSDSGNNKYLSRSLANANLPWYGIDFGNGLPNGRFTNGRTVADIIGDKTGLPRPPAFLDPSLTEDIILENGVNYASGGGGILNDTGSYFIQKLSLYKQIELFQGTQKLIISKIGNQEADKFFQDARYVVALGSNDFINNYLTGLYSASWNYNDQTFISYIMETLEAQLKLLHQLGARQLMVFGLGPMGCIPLQRVLSTDGSCQDRTNKLALSFNQAGSKLLDNLSTQLVNASFKFAEAYDVVNDVITNPQKYGFSNSNSPCCSFGRIRPALTCIPVSSLCKDRSKYVFWDEYHPSDSANELIANDLIKKFGFLHVDAPSPAPAFEPSSDTHG; this is translated from the exons ATGAAGCTCACTGCAGTTCAGTTGATTCTGATCGTGATCCTTCTGGTAGTCGTCATTGATGGTTACCATTGCAAAGTTGTTCAGTTCATTTTCGGTGACTCCCTTTCGGATTCTGGCAATAACAAATACCTTTCCAGGAGTCTTGCTAATGCAAACCTCCCCTGGTACGGTATTGATTTCGGCAATGGGCTGCCTAATGGAAGGTTCACCAATGGCCGCACTGTTGCTGATATAATAG GTGACAAGACCGGTCTACCAAGGCCGCCTGCATTTCTGGATCCATCTTTAACAGAAGATATCATATTGGAGAATGGAGTGAATTATGCCTCTGGTGGCGGTGGGATTTTGAATGATACTGGCAGTTACTTT ATTCAGAAGTTGTCACTTTATAAGCAAATTGAGCTATTCCAGGGGACACAAAAGCTTATAATAAGCAAAATTGGCAACCAAGAAGCAGATAAGTTCTTTCAAGATGCTCGGTATGTGGTGGCTTTAGGAAGCAATGACTTCATTAACAATTACTTAACAGGGCTTTACAGTGCTTCATGGAATTACAATGATCAAACTTTCATTAGCTACATAATGGAAACCCTTGAAGCCCAACTCAAG TTATTGCACCAGTTGGGGGCGCGGCAATTGATGGTATTCGGGCTAGGACCGATGGGCTGCATTCCACTGCAAAGGGTTCTAAGTACAGATGGGAGCTGCCAGGACAGAACCAACAAGCTGGCTCTTAGCTTCAATCAAGCTGGAAGCAAGTTATTAGATAATCTGTCAACCCAACTTGTCAATGCAAGCTTCAAATTTGCAGAAGCTTATGATGTTGTCAATGATGTTATCACCAATCCGCAAAAATATG GATTTAGTAACTCGAATTCGCCATGTTGTTCATTTGGGAGAATTCGACCGGCGCTTACATGTATACCTGTCTCATCACTGTGCAAAGACAGAAGCAAGTATGTGTTTTGGGATGAATACCACCCATCAGACAGTGCTAATGAGTTGATAGCTAATGACCTCATCAAGAAGTTCGGATTTCTGCATGTCGATGCTCCATCGCCTGCACCCGCTTTCGAACCATCCTCAGATACACATGGATAA
- the LOC123204939 gene encoding uncharacterized protein LOC123204939 — protein MRHSSCIQCSSSLCTRSNTVSEMAESSLFRRLLVTSLVFSLLVSLNAVPVTRIGNFMNGSQVYELLEKTPLVTGEKSWEKNTIVGRMGVELNDYPGSGANNRHTPRTQLGRGCVDC, from the exons ATGAGACACAGCAGTTGCATTCAGTGTAGTTCTAGTTTGTGTACAAGAAGCAATACTGTTTCAGAAATGGCAGAAAGCTCTCTCTTTCGTCGACTACTTGTAACTTCATTGGTGTTTTCTCTCCTTGTAAGCTTGAATGCAGTGCCAGTTACAA GAATTGGGAACTTCATGAATGGATCTCAAGTTTATGAACTTCTAGAGAAAACCCCCCTG GTAACGGGTGAGAAAAGTTGGGAGAAAAATACTATTGTTGGAAGGATGGGGGTGGAGCTGAATGATTATCCAGGATCAGGGGCCAACAACCGCCACACTCCAAGAACACAACTTGGAAGAGGCTGTGTTGATTGTTGA